One genomic region from Actinocatenispora thailandica encodes:
- a CDS encoding nuclear transport factor 2 family protein — protein sequence MSDTIAAHIRQLYRCLGDRDGFDAHLDRAVTIWESDADRLLVGLAELDALRDGRQPATGEAPPRVAPEQLRVDDWGDTGLARYLLRASYPDRDRPDECFRVSDVLRRGAGGWVIVHHHAEATTHQG from the coding sequence ATGAGCGACACGATCGCCGCGCACATCCGGCAGCTGTACCGGTGCCTGGGCGACCGCGACGGGTTCGACGCGCACCTGGACCGGGCCGTCACCATCTGGGAATCCGACGCCGACCGGCTGCTCGTCGGGCTGGCCGAACTCGACGCGCTGCGCGACGGCCGGCAGCCCGCCACCGGCGAGGCGCCGCCGCGCGTGGCGCCGGAGCAGCTGCGGGTCGACGACTGGGGCGACACCGGGCTGGCCCGCTACCTGCTGCGGGCGAGCTATCCGGACCGGGATCGGCCGGACGAGTGCTTCCGCGTGTCGGACGTGCTGCGCCGCGGCGCCGGAGGCTGGGTCATCGTGCACCACCACGCGGAGGCCACCACGCACCAAGGCTGA
- a CDS encoding DUF885 domain-containing protein: MTVPTNHPGGAASDVRTVADGYLDALADWEPKAAQTIGRAAPVIPDLSPDAYDARAALAGRTATALAASAPTGSADRMLAGALADRLAAETDLHDSGFTTRLLAPLATPVHLARSAFDDLATDTEADWALVADTLAALPTALAQYRQTLARSAGRGQRVARRQVLAVADQCAAWIDPRRDDFYPRLVARYPGGRSAARLAAGAAAATTATAEFEAYLRTELAPAAPEADGVGRELYAITARSFLGATIDLDEVYAYGWAELDRLAARMRAVADEIVPGGTVADAMAALDADPRRRLVGLPALTDWLNERVAHVTAALDGTHFDIPAATRRVECRITPAASGVMYYTAPDPGLTRPGRVWWCLPPGTDEASTWREISTLHHESLPGHHLQHAITLTLPDLHPWQRTLCEVHGYAEGWAHYAEGLADEIGLIADPGERLGMLCGQIWRACRIVIDAGLHLDLPIPAGNGFTTATRWTPELGVSFLARIAGMDRATARFEVDRYLGWPGQALAFKVGARLWQQARDRATRTGLATREFHARALRLGPAGLDVLAGALAEEGTPR; the protein is encoded by the coding sequence CCGCGCCGCACTCGCCGGGCGCACCGCGACCGCGCTGGCCGCCAGTGCCCCGACCGGGAGCGCCGACCGGATGCTGGCCGGCGCGCTCGCCGACCGGCTCGCCGCCGAGACCGACCTGCACGACAGCGGCTTCACCACCCGGTTGCTCGCACCGCTCGCCACCCCGGTACACCTGGCCCGGTCGGCGTTCGACGACCTGGCCACCGACACCGAGGCCGACTGGGCGCTCGTCGCCGACACCCTCGCCGCGCTGCCCACCGCGCTCGCGCAGTACCGCCAGACGCTGGCCCGTTCGGCCGGCCGCGGGCAGCGGGTCGCCCGCCGGCAGGTGCTCGCCGTCGCGGACCAGTGCGCCGCCTGGATCGACCCGCGCCGGGACGACTTCTATCCCCGCCTCGTCGCCCGCTACCCCGGCGGGCGCAGCGCCGCCCGGCTCGCCGCCGGCGCCGCCGCCGCGACCACCGCCACCGCCGAGTTCGAGGCGTACCTGCGTACCGAGCTGGCGCCGGCCGCACCCGAGGCGGACGGTGTCGGGCGCGAGCTGTACGCGATCACCGCCCGCAGCTTCCTCGGCGCCACGATCGACCTGGACGAGGTCTACGCGTACGGCTGGGCCGAACTGGACCGGCTGGCCGCGCGGATGCGCGCCGTCGCCGACGAGATCGTGCCCGGCGGTACGGTCGCCGACGCGATGGCGGCGCTGGACGCCGACCCGCGCCGGCGGCTCGTCGGGCTGCCCGCGCTCACCGACTGGCTCAACGAGCGGGTCGCCCACGTCACCGCGGCGCTGGACGGTACCCACTTCGACATCCCCGCCGCGACCCGCCGGGTCGAGTGCCGGATCACCCCGGCCGCGTCCGGCGTCATGTACTACACGGCGCCCGATCCCGGCCTCACCCGGCCGGGCCGCGTCTGGTGGTGCCTGCCGCCCGGCACCGACGAGGCGAGCACCTGGCGCGAGATCAGCACCCTGCACCACGAGTCGCTGCCCGGCCACCATCTCCAGCACGCCATCACGCTGACCCTGCCCGACCTGCACCCGTGGCAGCGCACCCTGTGCGAGGTGCACGGGTACGCCGAGGGCTGGGCGCACTACGCGGAGGGGCTGGCCGACGAGATCGGGCTGATCGCCGACCCCGGCGAGCGGCTCGGCATGCTCTGCGGCCAGATCTGGCGCGCCTGCCGCATCGTCATCGACGCCGGGCTGCACCTGGACCTGCCGATCCCGGCCGGCAACGGCTTCACCACCGCGACCCGATGGACCCCGGAGCTCGGCGTGTCGTTCCTGGCCCGGATCGCCGGCATGGACCGGGCGACCGCCCGGTTCGAGGTGGACCGGTACCTCGGCTGGCCCGGCCAGGCGCTCGCGTTCAAGGTCGGTGCGCGGCTGTGGCAGCAGGCGCGCGACCGCGCCACCCGTACCGGCCTGGCCACCCGCGAGTTCCACGCCCGGGCGCTGCGGCTGGGCCCGGCCGGGCTGGACGTGCTGGCCGGTGCGCTGGCCGAGGAGGGCACCCCGCGATGA